The Onthophagus taurus isolate NC chromosome 2, IU_Otau_3.0, whole genome shotgun sequence genome includes a window with the following:
- the LOC111413503 gene encoding apolipoprotein D-like, with translation MMVITQIIMKLIVFALILQHVSSLGIRKCPKQEPIKDFNIDKFSGRWYEIERSFYVWELHTKCLSVDLQLKRPGIINISVNRLNRLSGSKKLTGGLGIQAKKNPSIFQVKVASSLPKPVDQFLPGAATYQVLYTDYETFAVIYSCSSYVLFHYDRIWILGRNWDINAETRLNIYRFLTFRNIDNDRLIVTNKDCKK, from the exons ATGATGGTTATAACACAAATAATCATGAAACTGATCGTTTTTGCGCTCATTTTACAACACGTGAGTTCTTTAGGAATACGAAAGTGTCCCAAACAAGAACCCATCAAAGATTTTAACATCGACAAA ttttctgGCCGTTGGTATGAAATAGAAAGAAGTTTTTACGTTTGGGAATTACATACAAAGTGTTTAAGTGTggatttacaattaaaaaggCCTGGGATTATTAACATTTCTGTTAACAGACTAAACAGatt atcTGGTTCGAAAAAATTAACTGGAGGTTTAGGTATACAAGCAAAGAAGAACCCCAGCATTTTTCAAGTTAAAGTCGCTTCAAGTTTACCAAAACCTGTTGATCAATTTTTACCGGGCGCGGCAACTTATCAAGTTCTTTACACAGATTATGAGACTTTCGCTGTTATTTATTCTTGTTCATCCtacgttttatttcattatg ATCGAATATGGATTTTAGGACGAAATTGGGACATAAACGCTGAGACAAGGTTAAACATCTACCGATTTCTAACATTTAGAAATATAGATAACGATCGATTAATAGTTACTAATAAAGATTGTAAGAAGTAG